One Setaria viridis chromosome 5, Setaria_viridis_v4.0, whole genome shotgun sequence genomic region harbors:
- the LOC117856275 gene encoding probable polyamine transporter At3g19553, giving the protein MTALTMMVLADARHMTVVMSATGFFEAEMSSDSFQLLGMAEMVMIPAIFAHRSKHGTPTFSILCSATGVVILSFMSFQEIIEFLINFLYGLRMLVMFAAFIKLHAKNPDLPRPYRIPVGTAGAAAMCVPPVALITTVMCLASARTVIVNVVVVAAGVALYYGVEHAKRHTWVEFLVPVPPPPDSSHGSTTVPEDAADIEDVRAGLLADETADEGGSKVE; this is encoded by the exons ATGACGGCGTTGACGATGATGGTCCTGGCCGACGCGAGGCACATGACGGTGGTGATGAGCGCGACGGGGTTCTTCGAGGCCGAGATGAGCAGCGACTCCTTCCAGCTCCTCGGCATGGCCGAGATGGTCATGATCCCCGCCATCTTCGCCCACAG GTCCAAGCACGGGACACCGACGTTCAGCATCCTGTGCTCGGCGACGGGGGTGGTGATCCTCTCCTTCATGAGCTTCCAGGAGATCATCGAGTTCCTCATCAACTTCCTCTATGGGCTCAGAATGCTCGTCATGTTCGCGGCCTTCATCAAGCTGCACGCCAAGAACCCGGACCTCCCCAGGCCATACCGGATCCCTGTCGGCACCGCGGGGGCTGCCGCCATGTGCGTCCCGCCCGTCGCGCTCATCACCACCGTCATGTGCCTCGCGTCGGCCAGGACCGTCATTGTCAACGTCGTcgtggtcgccgccggcgtcgcgctGTACTACGGCGTCGAGCACGCCAAGAGGCACACGTGGGTCGAGTTCCTGGTGCCCGTGCCGCCACCACCTGACAGCTCCCACGGATCAACCACGGTACCTGAAGACGCCGCCGACATCGAGGACGTCCGCGCCGGGCTGCTCGCCGACGAGACCGCTGACGAAGGCGGCAGCAAGGTCGAGTAG